The following nucleotide sequence is from Corylus avellana chromosome ca7, CavTom2PMs-1.0.
cagAGAGAAAGGGGAAAGAAAATCAGAAGAGAGGGAAATAGAAGAAACAGCTGAGTCCCACAGCCAAAGAGAAACAAGAGTACTGGAGTCTCAccaaacaaagagaaaaacaatTCTTATAAATTTCAAGTCTCATTATTCAATTGAGTGTATTACTTATATAGTCTAGGATAACACTCctttattagaaaaagaaaaaggaaaaatcaaatccttattgaaaaattaaatttatatataaaaaaaaaaaacatgcataatACTAGAAGGTGCTGATAAGTAGTAGAACAGAATTGTTAACTTTAATTAAACGCCATAAATCCATGGATTTAAATGAATAACTATGATAAACGTATTGTTAGAAAATTAATCATATTCCCCAGAACTAGTGATTAAGAAGAACGCCAAAACAAGCTATCAAAAAACATAGAGATTTATGTGGTTTACGTCCACAGAATTTCAGCGATGTTTTACTATTTTCGagaaaacaataatatttatgGAGTATGGACTAAGCCTAGGAAAAGAACTCATTTAAACCGTAAGCTTTTCAACATCGAATCGGGTTTGATACAAAAAAGCCGTCCTgaaattttgaaggaaaatctcAATCCTAAATCCGTGTATTATAAGCGAATCTCAGTCAACATGCGTGAAAAGGTAAACAATCTTGTATGTTAAACTATAACATCAAAACACTTaccataataaaaatatttgtcgGAGGACAATGAGATATAGATCATAGTATTAAAATATGGATATTAGGTACAAAGAAAACATCATGCATTTGTGAATTCTGATCATTTTCGTGTATTCCCACGAGGCACTAAAAGTTGTTTTTAGCGCATTTAGCATCTCCCTGATTCAAAGACAGCTAATTtaatcaaattccaattatatatatatatatatttggagcTTTTGAAAATGCAGATTATTTATGTTATAGTTGGTGTCATTATGAATGTGTAGCTAAGCAGGTATTCTTGTTGAAAGCCAATATTTAAGCAAGATGGATCTGTCGTATTCAACACCAAACACTGCGagaattcttttgttttctgtaaaTACAGGGCACCTTCATGTTCAAGGATGACAAGGACAACATCGTCCCCACTGAATACTTATTCAGCTCCTCGCTGTAACAGGGTAATTTGGTAACCTCAAggatttaaataattaatatgaaatgGCACAAAAGAAACGTAAGGTTTTTCTGTCTCTCCGTTTCTTTAGGAAACTCCCTTTAAACCAAAATCTGATACAGAAaagaagtttgaattttgaaaccCAGATGCAAAAAACATTGGAAGGGAAAGAtcaagatgaagaagaagaagaaggagatcgGGGTTTAGCCATATGGGATTGTGGCAGCCCTCTGTATGACTCTTATGAATTGGTTACACTTGGTCATATCATCGATCGTCATCTGATGGCATTGCCACATGTCGGCGGATCAAAGCGTCTCAGCGCCCCATTCCCTCACGCAAACAACGTTGTCGTCACCTCGATCGTATCGAGCCCCCCCGGAGGAAGTTTCAGAGGGTCTTCCATGGTGGGCAGAGTGAAGGAATTTGCTGTGATCAGGAAGATGTGGAAGAGGAAGGTGGTGACAATACGACGATGGAAGGAAACGAAAACATGGCTTTCTGCCCTTCGTAAAAGGATTGGTTTGTGGAGGAAATAGAAACACATATCATATGATCAATGGAACAGGTAATCATGATATATCAGTACGTATATGGAAATCATGATGATTTATTGTATaattcggattttttttttttttttttttctcgtttgTATGGATTGTATCGAATTGAGTAAATAATGTGTAACTATGTTTTTCAAAGAACACTCTTTTTAATAAATCTATTGAATATCAAGTGTATTGGCTTTAAACTTTAACATGACACgacagtttttgtttttgtttctttttcctttctaacCTTTTGTTCTCTGATAATTTTGATCATATCCATATGCGTGACTCAATTtgcatttctttatttgatCCCTCAGCagtcttaatttttgtttaaggcGTTAATCTTTATGCCTTAAACATTCAATGTTTAAATAAtgataacaaataaaaaaaattaagccgatgcgtattaaatattaaaatattaattaaatgattaaattaatcttTTCTTACTAAGTTAAGCTACAAGCCTATAATCATGAATTCTAGCACTTTTTAACTtagaatatttttcaataatttaataTCTTTGAATGTAATACTCGAGGTGGATCTCATTGAGAATTTTCTTTCGATTAACTATTTCAAATGAGATAAACAAATTAACGTCTCATCATTTGTCAAACTAACACTTTTGGCAGCTTGATTGATGATGGTGGCCACCACTatttgatctaatggtaatCACCACTAGACTTGTGTCGGCCACTAGATTTGTGGTGACTAATGTCCGTCCACTTCCAAGTCCACCATTTCAGACTTGGCACGATTCAAAAAACGGTGACAAATGTCAATTATTCACAACTCTATAATggattattataaattaaaaatccaatTAAAACTTTTGGCCTACCTAAGGATCTGCCGCTGATCAAATCAAGATCTTCAAACTAGTATTAAACCAAATATTGCAATAatcaaacttaattaattattcctATACCAAAGCTGCAGACAAATTCATTGAAAAAttcagagaaaagaaaatattattatttggatTAATATGAAAACCCCATTCGTCCAAGGTTTTCAAATGGGTTGAAATTGAATCACAACCCAGACCCAACCCCGAGCCCATCATATCCCGCCAACCATGTCGGGTCAAAACTGTGTTGGATCATGGACAATTCTTTTGACTTGGAGCGGTCCAAATAACTCCCCCAACCCATTCTAGTGTCAACGTTTATGATTCCTAAGCTGGATTTCTTACAGCTGTGGCCGAAAGAAACTGGGCTTTGCTGAATGAGGAAAGGTCAGTGGAGATCCGACCCACTTAATCATGTATCTGGGTGAGCCCAATTGAACAAACTCGGATGGCCCAAATTGAACAGATCTTGGAAACTTTAGACTCGCAGCTTCAAGTAAGCCCATTTCGTTGTGAGCTGGGTTGAGTTAGTTCTGTGATGAGATTTTCTCAAAGCCCATTCCAATaactcataaattttattagTTCAGtgattttctccttttttttttcttcttcaattattatttttataaaattttatgcATTATTATAGTTGACTCTCTTACTGTTAATATtccattatttaatatttaaaaataatcaataatttttagaaaaccaACTTCATGAGGGAAATCCACCTAGCTACTCTAGGTTGCAGGGTAGGTTCTGGTGCAGACGAGTACGAACCTTATGCATGCCCATGGAGACTTGATCATGGATCCTAAAGTAGCTAATTAAAGCTTGTGTGTGATATAATGGTTCCTTATTTACTTTGATACCATCATTTGTAATAAGAATGTTCATTGCATGCTTTGATGATCGATGATACCACTCAACCAACTtttcaaaatgtaatttatGTGTTCTTTGATCATGTGGTCAAACCTTCCATTGCCAGTGCTACGAGCTCGTTACATCCGAAGAGCTTTGTACAATCATTGCTAACATGCATGTCAAATTATTCTGTATAGTCGTTGCTAATGTACAAATCAGCAATGACAACTCAAAATTGTTGTGGCTGATAACTTGATAATAGCAACGACAAGTTGTCTCATGTAAGGTATTTTTTGCAACAACCTATAATGCTATCAATGATGAGAGATGTCGTCACCAATAGTAAGTTTTTTAGTAACGACGTAAATGAATATGTGCGGTTGATTATATGAAGTGGCAATACTTGGATCCATTACGAGTAAAGACCATCCAACTTGGTTTTGACCTTATACTTCATACGTATTTGAATATACTAGTTGCGGAACCATGCCAAAATATTAATTCCATTCAAAGTCAGAAAATTGAATCTCAATCAAGTTTCTTGCTTGGAGTGGTTAAACAATGGGTCTTCTAGATTTCTTTCCAATTTTAAATTGCATTAGAAAAAGATCATATGTTGACTTTTAATTTTTCGTTCCCAATTCAACGCTTACCTAATGGCAACTAGTTCGATCACCATCATCTTAATCTTAATAAGGCTCTTTATAACCATAATATAATAATACTTCATCCGCAGAGTAtcttttttaaattgtgtttgagaTTATATTTAAGTAATGAAAATTGCAGATATGCTTCAGGCAATATTTTAGCAGAGCCCATGCAGataaatgattttgatttttgacaAGCTCAGCCATTGCGTAGGTTGTACCGTTGATATCAATATGAACACGAGGAGTTGAGTTGCAAAATGACATCAATGGGGGCAGTTGAACCACAAACAAAACATATAATCTGaac
It contains:
- the LOC132188616 gene encoding uncharacterized protein LOC132188616, with translation MAQKKRKVFLSLRFFRKLPLNQNLIQKRSLNFETQMQKTLEGKDQDEEEEEGDRGLAIWDCGSPLYDSYELVTLGHIIDRHLMALPHVGGSKRLSAPFPHANNVVVTSIVSSPPGGSFRGSSMVGRVKEFAVIRKMWKRKVVTIRRWKETKTWLSALRKRIGLWRK